In a genomic window of Virgibacillus sp. SK37:
- a CDS encoding DMT family transporter, whose amino-acid sequence MRRPPFNPYAAVVIGVLSVSTSAVLVKLADQAPAAIIANYRLLFAVLLMAPIIIIKYKSEFRLISKKDWISSIFAGVFLAFHFILWFESLNYTSVASSVVLVTLQPIFAFLGTYFFFKERFSPGAVISMVIALFGSAIISWGDFKISGMALFGDILAVLGAITVTAYFLLGQRVRRNVSLMTYTFVVYGVSSLTLIIYNVLLQNSFSGYPVDHWWIFLALAIFPTFLGHTLFNWALKWLSTSTISMGIVFEPVGASILAFFILGEVITWAQFLGGTVVIFGLFLFILSTSRKPKVTISKKEQNQ is encoded by the coding sequence ATGCGTCGCCCTCCATTTAACCCATACGCTGCGGTGGTCATTGGAGTACTTTCTGTCTCCACGTCTGCCGTGTTGGTAAAGTTGGCTGACCAGGCACCTGCAGCTATTATAGCTAATTACCGATTGTTGTTTGCTGTGTTACTAATGGCTCCAATTATTATAATTAAATACAAAAGTGAATTCAGGCTTATTTCTAAAAAAGATTGGATATCATCCATTTTTGCAGGGGTGTTTTTGGCCTTCCATTTTATTTTGTGGTTTGAATCATTAAATTATACCTCTGTTGCCAGCTCAGTGGTACTTGTCACTCTACAGCCTATTTTTGCATTTTTGGGGACCTATTTCTTTTTTAAAGAACGTTTCTCTCCAGGTGCAGTAATCAGTATGGTTATCGCCTTATTTGGGAGTGCCATCATAAGCTGGGGAGATTTTAAAATTAGTGGTATGGCTTTATTTGGTGACATTCTCGCGGTATTGGGTGCTATCACCGTTACAGCATACTTTTTACTAGGACAAAGAGTCAGAAGAAACGTCTCATTAATGACGTATACATTTGTTGTGTATGGTGTCAGCTCACTGACTTTGATTATTTATAATGTTCTATTGCAAAATTCATTTTCAGGTTATCCTGTTGATCATTGGTGGATTTTCCTTGCGTTAGCCATCTTCCCTACCTTTCTTGGGCATACCCTATTTAATTGGGCATTAAAATGGTTAAGCACTTCAACCATATCCATGGGGATTGTATTTGAACCTGTAGGTGCCTCCATCTTAGCCTTTTTCATCCTTGGGGAGGTTATTACCTGGGCTCAATTTCTTGGAGGAACTGTTGTTATTTTCGGCTTATTTTTATTTATACTTAGCACCTCCCGCAAACCGAAAGTTACAATATCTAAGAAGGAGCAAAATCAATAA
- a CDS encoding DEAD/DEAH box helicase: MTAFKELGVSAPIMKALEKMGFEEATPIQSETIPLAMQGNDVIGQAQTGTGKTAAFGIPMIEKIDSKQRKIQGLVVAPTRELAIQVAEEVNRLAKFKGIRALAVYGGQHMDRQIRALKDGPQIVVATPGRLLDHMRRKTIKIDMVQTAILDEADEMLNMGFIDDIRDILKGIPEERQTLLFSATMPKEIRDIATNLMKDPKEIKVKAKEMTVENIDQYFVEIPEKFKFDTLNNHLDIHSPELAIVFSRTKKRVDEITEGLQARGYRAEGIHGDLTQGKRMSVLNKFKSGRVDVLVATDVAARGLDISGVTHVYNFDIPQDPESYVHRIGRTGRAGKTGEAISFITPREMAHLHLIEKTTKSKMKRLMPPTNKDAQQGQQQVTVDKLLSTIEKQDLKAYHETASELLEDNDSVTVIAAALKLLTKERRDTPVKISSVAPISVKKAQNSRDNRRSNNKRFQGKRGQGGRNQGGRNQGGRHQGGRNRKGNFQKRRNND, encoded by the coding sequence GTGACAGCATTTAAAGAACTCGGGGTATCAGCCCCAATTATGAAAGCATTGGAAAAAATGGGATTTGAGGAAGCAACTCCGATCCAATCAGAGACAATTCCACTTGCGATGCAAGGAAATGATGTGATTGGACAAGCACAGACCGGAACTGGAAAGACAGCTGCATTCGGTATTCCAATGATTGAAAAAATTGATTCAAAGCAAAGAAAGATTCAAGGTTTGGTTGTAGCGCCGACACGTGAACTAGCTATACAGGTTGCTGAAGAAGTAAACCGTCTGGCGAAATTTAAAGGTATTAGAGCATTAGCTGTGTATGGCGGCCAGCATATGGACAGACAAATCCGCGCACTAAAAGACGGTCCGCAAATTGTTGTAGCGACTCCTGGTCGACTACTTGACCATATGCGCAGAAAAACCATTAAAATTGATATGGTGCAAACAGCTATATTAGATGAAGCAGATGAAATGCTTAATATGGGATTCATTGATGATATCCGTGACATTTTAAAAGGAATTCCAGAAGAAAGACAAACATTGCTATTTTCAGCAACAATGCCAAAAGAAATTCGCGATATTGCTACTAACTTGATGAAGGATCCGAAAGAGATTAAAGTTAAGGCCAAAGAGATGACTGTAGAAAATATCGATCAGTACTTTGTCGAAATCCCTGAAAAATTCAAGTTCGATACACTGAACAATCATTTGGATATTCATTCACCTGAACTTGCCATTGTTTTTAGTAGAACGAAAAAGCGTGTAGATGAAATTACAGAAGGACTTCAGGCTAGAGGGTATCGTGCGGAAGGTATTCATGGTGATTTAACACAAGGCAAGCGTATGTCTGTGCTTAATAAATTTAAGAGTGGACGCGTTGATGTATTAGTCGCAACCGATGTGGCAGCTCGTGGTTTGGATATCTCAGGCGTTACTCACGTATATAATTTTGATATACCTCAAGACCCTGAGAGCTACGTTCACCGTATTGGTCGTACAGGTAGAGCTGGGAAAACAGGTGAAGCTATTTCCTTTATTACACCGAGAGAAATGGCGCATCTTCACTTGATAGAAAAAACAACTAAGAGTAAAATGAAGCGTCTGATGCCTCCTACGAATAAAGATGCTCAACAAGGACAACAGCAAGTAACTGTAGACAAGCTCTTGTCAACAATTGAAAAGCAGGACTTGAAAGCTTATCATGAAACTGCCAGTGAACTATTGGAGGACAACGATTCTGTTACTGTTATAGCTGCTGCGCTAAAATTGCTTACAAAGGAACGCAGGGATACACCTGTTAAAATCTCCTCTGTAGCACCAATTAGCGTGAAAAAAGCACAAAATTCAAGAGACAACCGTCGTTCAAATAATAAACGTTTCCAAGGAAAACGTGGTCAAGGTGGACGCAATCAAGGTGGACGCAATCAAGGTGGACGCCATCAAGGTGGAAGAAACCGTAAAGGAAATTTCCAAAAACGTAGAAACAACGACTAA
- a CDS encoding rhomboid family intramembrane serine protease, whose amino-acid sequence MFLRNERSIKEFMHNYPVVSVLVIIHLALWFIIDFIQLPIGESIYQWGAGSNYLINQGEWWRLITPIFLHAGLMHALFNSFSLVLFGPALEQMLGKTKFVLAYVGAGFVGDLGTYLLGPDSFWYTHVGASGAIFGLFGIYIFMVVFRKHLIDQANSQIVVTIFVIGLVMTFVRSNINIHAHIFGFIGGFAIAPLVLTKAKAYSPWRNRRVYDPNDTSIKFDPNRWNKRRMPAKLKKNIFWIIFGVLVLLGLFSRFLR is encoded by the coding sequence ATGTTTCTACGTAATGAAAGAAGTATAAAAGAATTTATGCACAACTACCCGGTTGTTTCAGTGTTGGTAATTATTCATTTAGCTTTATGGTTTATTATAGATTTCATCCAGCTTCCTATAGGGGAGTCGATCTATCAGTGGGGCGCTGGAAGCAATTATTTAATCAACCAAGGAGAATGGTGGCGGCTAATAACTCCTATATTCCTCCATGCAGGGCTAATGCATGCTTTATTCAACTCTTTTTCCCTAGTACTATTCGGCCCAGCCCTGGAACAAATGCTGGGTAAGACAAAATTCGTTCTTGCATATGTTGGAGCCGGGTTTGTAGGCGATTTAGGAACATACCTTTTAGGACCTGATTCCTTCTGGTACACACATGTAGGTGCTTCTGGAGCAATATTTGGCCTATTTGGTATTTACATTTTTATGGTGGTATTTCGAAAGCATTTAATTGATCAGGCTAATTCACAAATTGTAGTTACCATCTTTGTAATTGGTCTTGTTATGACATTCGTCCGTTCCAATATAAATATTCATGCACATATATTTGGGTTTATCGGGGGATTCGCCATCGCTCCTCTTGTCCTCACAAAAGCGAAAGCATATTCACCTTGGCGGAACAGGCGAGTTTATGATCCAAATGATACCTCCATCAAATTTGACCCAAACCGTTGGAACAAACGCCGCATGCCTGCAAAGCTAAAGAAAAATATCTTTTGGATTATCTTTGGAGTACTCGTGCTATTAGGCTTATTCAGCCGGTTCTTAAGATAA
- the acpS gene encoding holo-ACP synthase, whose product MIEGIGIDLVEIQRIKDSFRKNGRFAHRILTENEQIHFQKLPTEKRKMEFLAGRFAGKEAFAKATGTGIGKLSFQDIEITTDENGAPYIKVKGYEAKKIFISISHSEAYATAQVIIEAE is encoded by the coding sequence TTGATAGAAGGTATAGGTATTGATTTAGTTGAAATACAGCGTATTAAGGATAGTTTCCGAAAAAATGGCAGGTTCGCCCATCGGATTTTGACGGAGAACGAACAAATTCATTTTCAAAAACTACCCACGGAGAAAAGGAAAATGGAATTTCTTGCAGGGAGATTTGCTGGTAAGGAAGCATTTGCAAAAGCAACTGGGACTGGTATAGGTAAATTAAGTTTTCAGGATATAGAAATCACTACAGATGAAAATGGGGCTCCTTATATTAAAGTGAAAGGCTATGAGGCGAAGAAAATTTTTATCTCCATCTCCCATAGTGAAGCCTATGCAACAGCTCAAGTAATCATCGAAGCGGAATAA
- a CDS encoding bifunctional ADP-dependent NAD(P)H-hydrate dehydratase/NAD(P)H-hydrate epimerase, translating to MYIVTANEMYDVDELSIKEMNIEGKLLMENAGRAIAQEVEGLTSSEGFICILVGPGSNGGDGFVIGRTLLNKSYPVQVVQVVPNDKITGDALYHKNLYINCGGNVTLLEETENISTCLDNAEIVIDAMLGIGIKGKLREPLASLVSILNNKASCVVSVDIPSGLPADEGIQDFAAVQAAYTFTVGAPKMSAFLQHTAAYYGKWANVEIGLPRKAFNASGREVWEQDQFQKTMPPRQLNDHKGDHGRGLVIGGSSEMPGAFAMTLKAALRTGAGLITGATSEKVRSAIAGQTLEATYQILPEANGALTNEKSIDLAMYDAIAIGIGMGRAPQTELLVKAIVHQATCPIIIDGDGLFHIKDDLSALQGKQEPVIITPHPGEMAMLLGVSVKELMLKPFYYSRSFAMEHGVYVILKGTHTIITSPEGRQAVNTTGNPGLAKGGSGDVLTGMILAMIMQDQTIFEGLCNGCFLHGKSADLAVNANHTVHDLLATDVITGIPQAFKSLLNN from the coding sequence GTGTATATTGTCACCGCGAATGAAATGTACGATGTGGATGAATTGTCAATAAAAGAAATGAACATCGAAGGTAAGCTTTTAATGGAAAATGCCGGACGAGCTATTGCTCAGGAAGTGGAAGGCTTAACTAGTTCTGAAGGTTTCATTTGTATTCTTGTGGGCCCTGGCAGCAATGGAGGAGATGGTTTTGTCATTGGCCGTACATTATTGAATAAGTCATATCCTGTTCAGGTTGTACAAGTTGTGCCGAATGACAAAATTACTGGAGATGCGCTTTACCACAAGAACCTTTATATTAATTGTGGTGGTAATGTTACCTTGTTGGAAGAGACGGAAAACATTTCAACATGTTTAGATAATGCTGAAATAGTTATTGATGCAATGCTGGGAATAGGAATAAAAGGTAAGCTTCGCGAGCCGCTGGCAAGCCTTGTATCTATTCTTAACAACAAAGCATCATGTGTTGTCTCTGTCGATATACCATCCGGATTACCTGCTGATGAAGGGATTCAGGATTTTGCAGCTGTACAAGCAGCTTACACTTTTACGGTGGGTGCACCAAAAATGAGTGCTTTTTTGCAACATACGGCAGCTTATTATGGAAAATGGGCCAATGTAGAGATTGGCTTGCCAAGGAAGGCCTTCAATGCAAGTGGCAGAGAGGTCTGGGAGCAAGACCAATTTCAGAAAACAATGCCGCCACGACAGTTAAATGACCACAAGGGTGATCATGGTAGGGGGCTTGTCATTGGAGGAAGTTCTGAAATGCCGGGAGCATTTGCAATGACATTGAAGGCAGCATTGCGTACGGGTGCCGGGCTTATTACAGGTGCGACTTCAGAAAAAGTGAGAAGTGCGATTGCTGGACAGACACTTGAAGCGACATATCAAATTTTACCGGAAGCCAATGGAGCTTTAACGAATGAAAAGTCTATTGATTTGGCAATGTATGATGCTATAGCGATTGGCATAGGAATGGGGAGAGCTCCTCAGACGGAATTACTTGTCAAGGCTATTGTGCATCAAGCAACGTGTCCGATAATTATTGACGGAGATGGTCTATTTCATATCAAGGATGACTTATCCGCTCTTCAGGGGAAGCAAGAGCCTGTTATAATAACACCACATCCTGGGGAAATGGCGATGCTTTTGGGAGTGTCTGTAAAGGAGTTAATGCTTAAACCATTTTATTATTCCAGAAGTTTCGCTATGGAGCATGGAGTTTATGTCATCCTTAAAGGCACTCATACCATTATAACCTCTCCTGAAGGCAGACAAGCCGTAAATACTACAGGTAACCCTGGACTCGCAAAGGGAGGTAGTGGAGATGTGCTTACTGGGATGATTCTAGCCATGATCATGCAAGACCAAACTATTTTTGAAGGTCTTTGCAATGGTTGTTTTCTCCATGGTAAGTCGGCTGATTTAGCAGTAAACGCAAACCACACTGTACATGATTTACTTGCTACAGATGTAATTACGGGCATCCCTCAGGCATTTAAGAGCTTACTTAATAACTAA
- a CDS encoding outer membrane lipoprotein carrier protein LolA, whose protein sequence is MKKLLSIWFLLIVTILLTACGEKSQEDVLSKLEDTMEKMNGYKAEATMNMNTGQEEQNFNIGIWHKKDDMYRVALKNDQDEKGNQIILKNKDGVFVLTPALDKSFKFQSEWPDNSSQPYLYQSLVKDIKEDKEAKFESSESAYIFKTKTNYQSNNNLPYQEIHFDKKTYTPLLVKVKDKDKNTLVEVKFTTFDTEAKFAEDDFSMDKNMASGESETTASAEVQDDTLTVLFPSYLAGAELTEKKEVELENGKRVILSFSGEKNFTLVEEKSEAITTMSAPKEVSGDIVNLGNAVGALSENTIEWSYDGVDFILASEELTREELIQVAQSVQNKEVK, encoded by the coding sequence ATGAAAAAACTTTTAAGTATTTGGTTTTTGCTTATTGTAACCATTTTATTGACAGCATGCGGAGAGAAATCCCAGGAAGATGTATTAAGTAAGTTAGAGGATACAATGGAAAAGATGAACGGGTATAAAGCAGAAGCAACAATGAATATGAACACGGGCCAGGAAGAGCAAAACTTTAACATCGGTATTTGGCATAAAAAAGATGATATGTATCGAGTGGCGTTAAAAAATGACCAGGACGAAAAGGGCAACCAAATTATTTTGAAGAATAAAGATGGAGTATTCGTGTTAACTCCAGCCCTTGATAAAAGCTTTAAATTTCAATCCGAGTGGCCGGATAATAGCAGTCAGCCATATCTATACCAATCGTTAGTAAAGGATATTAAAGAGGATAAGGAAGCAAAATTTGAATCTAGTGAGTCAGCGTATATTTTCAAAACGAAAACCAATTACCAAAGCAATAACAATTTGCCATACCAGGAGATACATTTTGACAAGAAAACGTACACCCCATTACTCGTTAAGGTAAAGGATAAAGATAAAAACACGTTGGTTGAAGTGAAGTTTACAACGTTTGATACGGAAGCCAAGTTTGCAGAGGATGACTTCTCTATGGACAAAAATATGGCCTCAGGAGAATCTGAAACCACAGCCTCTGCAGAAGTGCAAGATGACACGCTTACTGTGTTGTTTCCTTCTTATCTAGCAGGCGCAGAATTAACGGAGAAAAAAGAAGTCGAACTTGAAAATGGGAAGCGGGTTATACTGTCATTTTCAGGAGAAAAGAATTTCACTTTAGTGGAAGAAAAGTCAGAAGCAATTACTACTATGTCGGCACCGAAAGAAGTTTCAGGCGATATTGTCAATTTAGGAAATGCTGTTGGGGCACTCTCGGAAAATACAATTGAGTGGTCGTATGATGGGGTAGATTTTATACTTGCAAGTGAAGAGTTGACAAGAGAGGAATTAATTCAAGTAGCTCAATCGGTGCAAAATAAAGAAGTGAAGTAA
- the alr gene encoding alanine racemase: MSGTIYRHTWVEVDLEAIEYNIQQIKKRISNKTKIIAVVKADGYGHGSVQVAKKAIEAGASALAVALFEEALTLREAEITVPILVLGWVPAKVAPVAAVNNITLTFFQKEWLQEVSTYQLEDKLQVHMKWDTGMGRIGVRTKSELKELLYALNENPSIYLTGVFTHFATADEADMSYFYEQKSRFEEMLKTFTEVWGKPVDVHIGNSASAIRLPEEMYDYIRFGISMYGLYPSGTVKAERDIELKQAFSLHSRLAHVKKIAAGETVSYGATYKAEKDEWIGTIPIGYGDGWIRKLQGVDVLIEGKRMPIVGRICMDQTMIRLDGEYPIDTKVTLIGKQNSAEIDMDEIAAHAETINYEIPCIINRRVPRLYMNE; the protein is encoded by the coding sequence ATGTCGGGCACCATATATAGACACACCTGGGTCGAAGTGGACCTAGAAGCGATCGAATACAATATTCAACAAATTAAAAAACGTATTTCCAATAAAACTAAAATTATTGCAGTAGTTAAAGCTGATGGTTATGGACATGGGAGTGTGCAGGTTGCGAAAAAGGCAATTGAAGCTGGGGCTAGTGCGTTGGCTGTTGCCCTGTTTGAAGAGGCATTGACGCTTAGGGAGGCGGAAATTACAGTTCCTATTTTAGTGCTGGGCTGGGTGCCTGCAAAAGTGGCCCCTGTTGCGGCTGTAAACAATATTACGTTAACTTTTTTCCAAAAGGAATGGCTGCAGGAAGTAAGTACTTATCAATTAGAGGATAAGTTACAAGTGCATATGAAATGGGATACAGGAATGGGGAGAATTGGAGTAAGGACAAAATCTGAGCTGAAAGAACTTCTTTATGCATTAAATGAAAATCCCAGCATATATTTAACAGGAGTGTTCACACATTTTGCGACTGCAGATGAAGCAGATATGTCCTATTTCTATGAACAAAAGAGTCGATTTGAAGAGATGCTGAAAACATTCACGGAAGTATGGGGAAAACCGGTTGACGTTCATATTGGTAATAGTGCTAGTGCAATTCGTTTACCTGAAGAAATGTATGATTATATTCGTTTTGGGATTTCTATGTATGGATTATACCCATCTGGTACGGTAAAAGCTGAAAGAGACATAGAATTAAAGCAAGCATTTTCATTGCACAGCAGATTGGCCCACGTCAAGAAGATAGCTGCAGGAGAAACAGTTAGCTATGGTGCAACCTATAAAGCGGAAAAAGACGAGTGGATTGGAACAATTCCAATTGGCTATGGAGACGGATGGATAAGGAAACTACAAGGGGTAGATGTACTAATTGAAGGGAAAAGAATGCCTATTGTAGGAAGAATTTGTATGGATCAGACCATGATTCGACTTGATGGAGAATATCCCATTGACACAAAGGTTACACTGATAGGTAAGCAAAATAGTGCAGAAATTGACATGGACGAAATCGCTGCCCATGCAGAAACAATTAACTATGAGATCCCTTGTATTATCAATCGACGGGTTCCACGCTTGTATATGAATGAATAG
- a CDS encoding CopG family ribbon-helix-helix protein gives MSESLQEILVKIPKNLLNEVDGLMRYENSDLSDFICQATRSYLQHKKEEHIQQFRETMQKGYEEMGRINLTIASEAFQAEEEAENTLERSVIGV, from the coding sequence TTGTCAGAGAGCTTACAGGAGATCTTAGTGAAAATACCAAAAAACCTATTGAATGAGGTGGATGGATTAATGAGATATGAAAATAGTGACTTAAGTGACTTCATTTGTCAGGCTACAAGAAGCTACTTGCAGCATAAAAAAGAGGAACATATCCAACAATTCCGTGAGACAATGCAAAAAGGCTATGAAGAAATGGGTCGCATTAATCTAACAATTGCTTCGGAAGCTTTTCAAGCTGAAGAGGAGGCTGAAAACACCTTAGAGCGCTCTGTGATCGGGGTGTAA
- a CDS encoding type II toxin-antitoxin system PemK/MazF family toxin, which yields MIVQRGEVYFADLSPVVGSEQGGVRPVLILQNDIGNRFSPTVIVAAITAQIQKAKLPTHVEINAKRYGFDRNSVILLEQIRTLDKQRLTDKITKLDAEMMNKINQALEISLGLKDMYDH from the coding sequence TTGATCGTTCAAAGAGGTGAAGTATATTTCGCCGACTTATCCCCTGTGGTTGGATCGGAGCAGGGAGGCGTGCGCCCGGTATTGATCCTTCAAAATGATATAGGTAATCGATTTAGCCCGACCGTTATTGTGGCAGCTATTACTGCGCAAATTCAAAAGGCTAAGTTACCTACTCATGTTGAAATTAATGCAAAACGCTACGGATTCGACCGAAACTCTGTTATTCTTCTGGAACAGATCCGTACATTGGATAAACAAAGATTAACAGATAAAATAACTAAACTTGACGCTGAAATGATGAATAAAATAAATCAGGCTCTGGAAATTAGTCTGGGGCTAAAAGATATGTATGACCATTAA
- a CDS encoding STAS domain-containing protein, with the protein MRIPILKLHNYLLISIQTEIDDNTAIQFQEDLLNKIHQSGSSGVVIDLTSVDIIDSFIAKVLGDVVTMSDLMGAKVVLTGIQPAVAMTLIDLGIHLKNVPTALDLEQGLIKLYQELGE; encoded by the coding sequence ATGCGAATACCGATTTTAAAGCTTCATAATTATCTCTTAATTTCCATACAAACCGAGATTGATGATAATACAGCAATACAATTTCAGGAAGATCTATTAAATAAAATTCATCAAAGTGGTTCATCAGGAGTTGTCATTGACCTAACATCCGTAGATATAATTGACTCATTTATTGCAAAAGTTCTAGGGGATGTTGTTACAATGTCAGATTTAATGGGGGCGAAAGTAGTATTGACTGGTATTCAACCTGCAGTGGCCATGACCTTAATAGATTTGGGTATTCACTTAAAGAATGTCCCAACTGCACTTGACTTAGAACAAGGTCTAATTAAACTGTACCAGGAATTGGGGGAATGA
- a CDS encoding anti-sigma regulatory factor → MIPQSCVTIQKEWDIVGARQLGRDIAKKMGFGTVDQARIATAISELARNIYLYTENGQICFEVVENMNQKGLVMLATDNGPGIEDISQVMEDGYSTSGGLGAGLPGVKRLMDEFDVQSEVGTGTRIKAIKWTR, encoded by the coding sequence ATGATCCCTCAATCTTGTGTAACAATTCAAAAAGAATGGGATATTGTTGGAGCAAGGCAACTCGGACGTGATATTGCCAAGAAGATGGGTTTTGGTACGGTTGACCAAGCTCGAATAGCAACAGCGATATCCGAATTAGCTCGTAACATATATTTATACACGGAAAATGGCCAAATCTGCTTCGAAGTAGTGGAAAACATGAACCAGAAAGGTTTAGTAATGTTAGCTACGGATAATGGACCAGGAATTGAAGATATTAGCCAGGTAATGGAAGATGGTTACTCCACTTCGGGGGGATTAGGAGCCGGACTTCCAGGTGTAAAAAGACTAATGGATGAATTTGATGTGCAGTCTGAAGTAGGAACGGGCACAAGAATTAAAGCAATTAAATGGACAAGATAA
- a CDS encoding PP2C family protein-serine/threonine phosphatase produces MDDVIKLDAANYKDLLKHYIDTQDEQSLYGVEQVSKSFIKNHILPEEIVNLHIQALAELYPEMSEKFQHSMNFLLEAMISYGLAHQEFQMLREKQFEIKSEISVAASMQNTLLGTTKPEIEGLDIGVISVPAHQMNGDYHHFVKGKNGSLGIAIADVIGKGIPAALCMSMIKYSMDSYPEDSMEPKSILKNLNRVVERNVDASMFITMLYAQYLPCEHKLHYASAGHEPGFYYDSEKGTFTEIETKGLVLGVSSDAEYEQYELKVNKGDMVILLTDGVTECRDGDRFIESEEILEVIKSYEDLPAQEMVNKVYKHFERLQDFELRDDFTLLILRREV; encoded by the coding sequence ATGGATGACGTAATAAAATTGGATGCAGCAAATTATAAAGACTTATTAAAACATTATATTGACACACAAGATGAACAATCCCTGTATGGAGTTGAACAGGTCAGTAAGTCCTTTATTAAAAATCATATACTACCTGAAGAAATTGTGAACTTGCATATTCAGGCTCTTGCTGAACTTTATCCGGAAATGTCGGAAAAATTCCAGCACTCCATGAATTTTTTACTGGAAGCCATGATCTCTTATGGACTGGCACATCAAGAATTCCAAATGCTAAGAGAAAAGCAATTTGAAATTAAGTCAGAGATTTCTGTTGCTGCAAGCATGCAAAATACATTATTAGGGACGACAAAGCCGGAGATCGAAGGGTTGGATATAGGTGTTATCAGCGTTCCTGCCCATCAAATGAATGGAGACTATCATCACTTTGTAAAAGGAAAAAATGGTTCGTTAGGAATAGCGATAGCAGATGTTATCGGAAAAGGGATACCAGCTGCTTTATGTATGTCCATGATTAAATATTCTATGGATAGCTATCCAGAGGATTCCATGGAGCCAAAGTCTATCCTTAAAAATTTAAATCGGGTTGTAGAAAGAAACGTGGATGCAAGCATGTTTATTACCATGCTTTATGCTCAGTATCTTCCATGTGAACACAAACTCCATTATGCTTCTGCAGGGCATGAGCCAGGTTTTTATTATGATTCAGAAAAAGGAACATTTACTGAAATTGAAACAAAAGGCCTTGTGCTCGGCGTTTCTTCAGATGCCGAATACGAGCAGTATGAGTTGAAGGTTAACAAAGGAGATATGGTTATCCTACTAACAGATGGCGTTACAGAATGTAGAGATGGTGATCGGTTTATTGAAAGCGAGGAAATCCTTGAAGTAATAAAATCTTATGAAGATTTACCCGCTCAAGAAATGGTCAATAAGGTATACAAGCATTTTGAGAGACTGCAGGATTTTGAATTAAGAGATGACTTTACTCTGTTAATTTTACGCAGAGAGGTTTAG
- a CDS encoding STAS domain-containing protein, with amino-acid sequence MNLTVDITNEAEKSIVSLSGEIDAYTAPQLKDAVLPLTKTPEHTMEIDLENVNYMDSTGLGVFISALKSTKEHGSKMKLVNIQDRVLRLFKITGLDEIMDINSTIRGGSE; translated from the coding sequence ATGAATTTAACAGTTGATATTACCAATGAAGCAGAGAAGTCGATTGTAAGCCTTTCGGGTGAAATTGATGCATATACAGCACCACAATTAAAGGATGCCGTGTTACCGTTAACGAAGACACCAGAACACACGATGGAAATTGATCTGGAAAATGTGAATTATATGGATAGTACGGGTCTTGGTGTATTTATAAGTGCCTTAAAGTCAACGAAAGAACACGGTAGCAAAATGAAACTGGTTAACATTCAGGATCGGGTTTTGCGCTTATTCAAAATTACGGGTCTAGATGAGATTATGGACATAAATTCAACGATTCGGGGTGGAAGTGAGTGA
- the rsbW gene encoding anti-sigma B factor RsbW: MEKFDFVEMKVPAKAEYVGVIRLSISGIANRMGFSYEDIEDLKVAISEAITNTVTHAYNEKDEGEVTIGFGIYEDRLEIMVADHGGSFDLNKIKNDIGPYKNTESVENLREGGFGLFLINALMDKVEITNNYGVIVLMTKYLNEAEVGFDDDQISTTQ, translated from the coding sequence ATGGAAAAATTTGATTTTGTGGAAATGAAGGTGCCTGCAAAAGCAGAATATGTTGGGGTTATACGCCTGAGTATTTCGGGAATTGCCAATCGAATGGGTTTTTCCTATGAAGATATTGAGGATTTGAAGGTTGCTATTTCTGAGGCTATTACGAATACGGTAACTCATGCTTATAATGAAAAGGATGAGGGTGAAGTAACGATTGGCTTTGGAATTTATGAAGATCGCCTTGAAATCATGGTTGCTGACCATGGTGGAAGCTTTGATTTAAATAAGATTAAAAATGATATCGGACCATATAAAAATACAGAATCTGTAGAGAATTTGCGTGAAGGTGGGTTTGGCTTATTCCTTATCAATGCTCTAATGGATAAAGTAGAAATCACCAACAATTATGGGGTTATAGTTTTAATGACCAAGTACCTTAATGAAGCAGAGGTGGGCTTTGATGACGACCAAATCTCAACCACACAATAG